In the genome of Bordetella avium, the window CCGCCAGGCCGTCAGGCGGGCGGTTGAAAAGAAAAGTGCTGAAGGCCATCGCCATCAGCAGATGGAAGTAGTTCAGCGGCGCCAGGGTGGAGGCTTCCACGCGTTGAAAGGCGGCGATCAGCAGTATTTGCGCAATACCGTTGCTGAGCCCCATGCCCAGGATGAACAGGCTGTCGCTCAGGCCAGGCCAGGGGTCCGGCAGAAAAAAGGGGGCGGGCAGCGCGGTCATCGCCAGGCAGACGAAAGCCGTATAGGCGTATTGCACCTGGCTGTCGACCTTGCCCGCCAGCTTGCGCGTGAGTACCTGAAAAATGGCGTAGGCAACGGCCGAAACAGCCATTAGCGCGGTGCCCAAAGGCGGGAGGTCCGAGCCGGGGCGCACGATGAGCAGCATGCCGCCAAAACCGGCGAATACCGCCAGCCATTTGGCCCGGCCCACGTGCTCACCCAATAGCCAGGGCGACAGCGCCACCATGATGAGGGGCGACGTGAAGTAGATGGCCGTGGCTTCCGACAATGGCATCCAGATCAGCGCAGTCATGAAACAGGTGCCGACCGTACCCAGCGCCAGACCACGCGCCAGCAATAGCGGCTTGTACGGCTGGCGGGACCAACTGGGCGCGCCGCGCCTTAGCAGCAGATACAGCGCGATGCTTGCCACCACGCCATAGCGCATCACGTTCAGAAAGGGCGCCGGGTAGTAGGCAAGCATATGCTTGGAGGCCGCGTCGAAGCTCGCCAGGGCGACGAGCGCGGCCAGAAAGCACAATATCCCGGCGGCGCGTGGTGACGCCGCCTTGTCCGGGCTCATGACTTGGCGATCCCCGCGTGACTGAGCATGGCGCCCAGCAGCACATTGGCGCCGGCTTCGAGATGCTCGGGCTTGGCGTCTTCAACCTCGTTATGGCTGATGCCATCCTTGCATGGCACGAAAATCATGGCGGTCGGGGTGACGGTGGCGACATAGACGGCATCGTGGCCTGCGCCGGTCACGATGTCCATTTCCGACAGGCCGCGGGCGCGGGCCTGATCGCGCACGGCCTCGACCAGCTCGGGCGCGAAGGGCGTCGGCGGGAAGTGCTGCACGTCTTCTAGCTCCACCTGGACCGGATAGCCGGTGGTCGCACCCGAGGCCAGCGCTTCGCAGGCGCGGCGCAGGCGGGCATCCATTTCGGCCAGAAGCTCAGCGTTTTCATGGCGCAGATCGACGGAGAACGATACCTTGCCGGGAATGACGTTACGCGAAGAGGGGTAGACATTGGCCACGCCGACCGTGCCACGGCCCTGCGGGGCGTAGTCCAGTGCGATGCGAATGACTTCCTGCATCAAGTGGGTGGATGCGTACAGCGCATCACGGCGCAGCGGCATGGGCGTGGGGCCTGCATGGGCTTCCATGCCAGTGACCGTGACGTCGTACCAGCGCAGGCCAAGCGAGCCTGTCACCACGCCGATCACCTTGTCCTCGGCTTCAAGAATAGGGCCTTGCTCGATGTGGGCTTCGAAGTATTTGCCCAGCTTGCGCTGCCCGACCGGCTCGCTGCCAGCGTAGCCGATGCGGGCCAGTTCGTCGCGCACCGACTTGCCTTCCAGATCGGTGGCCGACAGGGCGGTTTCCAGGGGGAATACATTGCAGAAAACGCCCGAACCCATCATGACGGGAACGAAGCGCGTGCCTTCTTCATTGGTCCAGATGACCAGCTCCATGGGGGCTTCGGTCTGGATGCCGCGCTCTTGCAGCGTGCGCATCACTTCCAGGCCAGCCATGACGCCGAAGCAGCCGTCGAACTTGCCGCCGGTGGGTTGCGTGTCGATATGGCTGCCGGTGGCGACAGACAGTTTGGACGGGTCCGTGCCCGGACGACGGCCGAAGATGTTGCCCACTTGGTCAACGGTGACTTCCAGACCGGCTTCGCGCATCCAGCCCGACACCAGGTCGCGGCCTTGGCGGTCGAGATCCGTCAGCGCAAGGCGGCAGTTGCCGCCTTTTTCAGTGGCGCCGATACGGGCCAGTTCCATCAGGGATTGCCACAGGCGTTCGCCGTTGATCGAGATATCCGAAATATTGCTCATCATGAATTCCTTTGCTTATGCCTTGGTCAGCGCCATGCCTTGCAAAAAGGCGTCCAGCGCGGGTCCGATGCTCTCTACCATATAACCACCTTCCTGCACCACCACGGTGGGCAGCGCCAGAGATTGGATGCGCTCGCCGATGTAGCGGTAGGCATCCAGGTCCAGTTTGAGCACGCTGATGGGGTCGTCTTTGTAGGTGTCGAAACCGAGGGCCAGCACCAGTGCCTGGGGGCGATAGTCGCGCAGGGCGATCAGCGCATTGTCCAGGTTTTGCAAAAACACCTCATTGCCCGAACCGTGCGGTAGTGGAAAATTGAGGTTGTAGCCGTGGCCGCTGCCATAGCCGCGCTCATGGGCGTAGCCGGTATAGAAGGGGTAATAGCCCGTCGGGTCGGCGTGCAGCGACAACGTCATGACATCGGAGCGCTGATAAAAGATGTTTTGCGTGCCATCGCCATGATGCGCGTCCACATCCAGAACGGCGACGCGCTTCCACGTCTGGGTCAAGCGTTGCGCAGCCGCCGCGCTGCTGTTCAGATAGCAAAAGCCGCCGGCGCGGTCGTTGTGGGCGTGATGCCCCGAAGGACGGCATAGCGCGTAGGCGGCGCCTTGGTGCTGGCGCACCCAGTCGGCGGCGGCGACGGCGTTGTGCGTCGAGCGCAGAGCGGCACGCCAGGTGTTCGGGCCGATGGGGCAGGACAGGTCGCTCAGGTAATAGCCGGTCTGCGCGACGATGGATGTCGACAGGCAGGCCGGGCGCGAGGGCAGCTCATGGCGGCCGCTGTAGTAGGGCGACAGGTTGGGCAGGACT includes:
- a CDS encoding Zn-dependent hydrolase produces the protein MSNISDISINGERLWQSLMELARIGATEKGGNCRLALTDLDRQGRDLVSGWMREAGLEVTVDQVGNIFGRRPGTDPSKLSVATGSHIDTQPTGGKFDGCFGVMAGLEVMRTLQERGIQTEAPMELVIWTNEEGTRFVPVMMGSGVFCNVFPLETALSATDLEGKSVRDELARIGYAGSEPVGQRKLGKYFEAHIEQGPILEAEDKVIGVVTGSLGLRWYDVTVTGMEAHAGPTPMPLRRDALYASTHLMQEVIRIALDYAPQGRGTVGVANVYPSSRNVIPGKVSFSVDLRHENAELLAEMDARLRRACEALASGATTGYPVQVELEDVQHFPPTPFAPELVEAVRDQARARGLSEMDIVTGAGHDAVYVATVTPTAMIFVPCKDGISHNEVEDAKPEHLEAGANVLLGAMLSHAGIAKS
- a CDS encoding DMT family transporter, encoding MSPDKAASPRAAGILCFLAALVALASFDAASKHMLAYYPAPFLNVMRYGVVASIALYLLLRRGAPSWSRQPYKPLLLARGLALGTVGTCFMTALIWMPLSEATAIYFTSPLIMVALSPWLLGEHVGRAKWLAVFAGFGGMLLIVRPGSDLPPLGTALMAVSAVAYAIFQVLTRKLAGKVDSQVQYAYTAFVCLAMTALPAPFFLPDPWPGLSDSLFILGMGLSNGIAQILLIAAFQRVEASTLAPLNYFHLLMAMAFSTFLFNRPPDGLAVAGMILIVGAGIFLVTRRAAPRKKS
- a CDS encoding histone deacetylase family protein, which codes for MKAFFSEEQLQHQPQQFMRLGRLSSPTDVPARAQTLRAMLQSRGITVESPPDFGREPLTGIHSSAYLDYLEHAYERWQALREEGLDPGPEVLPNLSPYYSGRHELPSRPACLSTSIVAQTGYYLSDLSCPIGPNTWRAALRSTHNAVAAADWVRQHQGAAYALCRPSGHHAHNDRAGGFCYLNSSAAAAQRLTQTWKRVAVLDVDAHHGDGTQNIFYQRSDVMTLSLHADPTGYYPFYTGYAHERGYGSGHGYNLNFPLPHGSGNEVFLQNLDNALIALRDYRPQALVLALGFDTYKDDPISVLKLDLDAYRYIGERIQSLALPTVVVQEGGYMVESIGPALDAFLQGMALTKA